TGtggtttcatttttttgtagtcatattattttatattattagatattttataatgtagaTCAAGGGCTCaacaacttaaaatattatatttttgaaatcattttcctATCCAACCCTTTACTTCCTTCAATCATTTTGATGATATATTTTGATGAACAACTCCGccactgaatttaaaaaaaaaatgaaaaaatattttcaccttGAATTCGACGACAGTTGATAGCACTTCATCTTCTatcatcttttatattttagcaCTTTTAAATCACtgaatgattcttttttacttttgtatCTAGTAATATGGACCATTTGTATCTAAATGTGTCCAGCTTGCGAATTCGGACCATGTTGTCACATTTGTTTGTGTTATGTCCGTATATTTGTTTCTGTATGAATCTTCGATGTTCTTGTTATTCATTTGGGATTGtccttttaataaattatcagaGGATAATGATTTTTGGAACGTTGGTGATATTTGTGCTTTTTTCACGAGTACATAATTTTTACCTTTGTTACTGTCCCAGTATTCTTTACCCTCACAACGGAAACATACACAAAATTCAATTCGACGTGATTTCGGTGGTAACGTTAATTTAAACGAAAAGGTATCGTACAGTACATAAACTGCACCGGTGGTCATTTgtgaattatttgaaacaaatgtacAAAAAGTGTCCTCTTGCGTTAACCAATTATCGCTGGTCGAACGTACAATTACTTCTTttgaaaatgcaatattttttactttaactgTACCAATAACAGTGGCTTCATTCTCACGAACAATGACATTTTCTAACGAAACATTTTCCGTGTCTAGCTTACGTCGGAAGTTGATATAATCAGAGGCGGGTTGGGTGAAAGTGATTTCCCATGGTTCAGGTAATGGTTCAGCGCATATACCTTTTGTAACTTGTGATAAAAAACGTAAACTCCATAATGGTGGTACATTTGAAGGCTCGGTCATGACACGTACTTGTGTCAAAGACATACCACGATCATCAGCGAATATTACTTTCTTCTTGTTTTTCGAGTTTTCGTTATTCTTTTCATTGTTATTGTCTTCATTATTTGCCGAACTCTCTTCATTGTTTGGCGGAGAACGAACAACTAAGCATGGTCGCTTTGGTGAAGCGGGTGGTGTCGTGTTAGTATTAGACGACGGTATTGTAATTTGATTAAACGATGCAGAACGAATTGGTACTGGTTTCGTTTGAATTGGAAACGATTGTTGTTTCAAATTAATTGATGCTGTGGTATTTGCATGAACAACTCGAGCCAAGGGTTtcgatttatttgaaacaaatgctTGAGTGTTACAATAATCAATTAGAAAACCAGCTGGTGGACTATGATTATACGCTGTTGGTGGACTCCTAGATACTAACATTTCGTAATCGGCAGGCATCACCAAAGTAGACATCAGAACATTCCTTTACTTCACTCTGTAACAATAGAagagagaaaaaattaatattatagttCAGTTACGTTGAATAAAAATGGAATCAGATTACGTTTGTATTAAGAGAACAAGGTTGTTTGTATGTAAGATCTTTTTTCTTAAGTCGCTTCTGTTCCGGCTTTTAAtcatgttttctttttataacaatttaaaactattatataagCGATTAAGTGTGAATGTAGTAGACTGATTCAAGAGTAAGTCGCCGACGGATTTTTTCATACCAATATCCAGGTGTAACATAATACTAGTTTTTTAGATACATAGGAATTATAAACTGAATGGAAATTTccttaacaataaattattttataaaaatattttaaaacaaaagaagtCTTAGGAAATAGGTACTCTGTAATTGCAACACTCCAAATAAAACAGTATATGGCCTCTGATAAATTTCTACATTTAGAAAAGAAACTGATAGACACAAAATGACAGTTTTTTAGATTCATTAAACTGAGAAAAGAAAGTAGAAGGAAGTCCAACTTCTGGTAAAGAACCCATTCTTATACGGAAGAAGTTTAGGAGAACACATATTTATAATCTTTCTCTAATAAATGAGcagtgtataataaatataaagtggGTCCTAGAACACTAACTTGAGGAACATTTAATAAATCGTTGTAGCTTATATTACCTCAGTTAAATGATCAGTGAATGAGATGTACTCTAAGCAGAAACTTATCAATTGGCAGTAGAGGAGAAAGTTATGTGTATTAAATTTCCTCATTGAAAGATTTTTCCTTCCAACTTCCAAGCTAATTTAAAATCTAAGCTGTTCATTATAtcattgtaatttattaatatgtattgaCTTAAATACTCAATGAAAGTCTTGTCGTCTCGAtcataaaatattgtgtaaatAATTAGCTCATTGATCATACTTGAATTGAATGATCTAACAGTAAATTTTAGGTTATATTTAATGTCAAAGACGTATCCTactttcaaatcaaataaaaactataataaaatgaaaaatatacaatttatcttaaaagattatactacttaaaaaacatgatttattgATTACATTGCACAAAACAGAAAAGATCTTTATATTGTTTGTTAAAcgcttgtaaaatatatataaaacttgttGAAtacttaaacatttttatataaatattgccTCAACCAATACTGGAAGAACAAGAAGATTATAAGATTGACAGAAAGATTTATTATGTGATTCAGAAAAGagattcaaattatatttatgacaTGAACAAATGCGTTTTACGCACCTTTATTGAAAcatataggtatattttatttctaaagaaTGCGTGATCTTATTTTTTACCGAATGGATCGTATAAAATACGCCTGTCGACATAAAAATAGATGTGAGAGaaactttcaatttaaataaaatattcaataattaattatttcataaaaagaagaaaaaaaaatacatgtctCTATATTGACAGATAACTTTTATCAACTCTTTATCGACCCAATGTCCATTgaacctaaatttattaagtcacttaattataaatatatatatttttttttattaattttgactcAATAAATTCtccgataaataaaatttattttctttgaagaataagtaaaattttgtaatttctagTTTTTAACATGTGAGAGACGAATGATCATTAATGAAAGAAAAAGTAAGAATTTCATAATTTCtagtcaataaatttttgttttatttcaaaaaatattcctgattttaatttttcaaagatattttgtgattaatataaaagaaactAAACAAATGAAAGCATAAATAGGTAAGTCAGATAACATTAATGAACTTATTGAAGATTTAAACCTTGATTAAATGCTTCACAATCTCTATGAAGTTATGAAGAATATTTAggataattctaaaaaatatctatGGTCAATTTTCAGTAACCATATTGTatacaaagaatttttaatttttatttatttatgcacAAATACGTAATTTAAAAGAAGTTAATCCtctaaatgtttaaattaacaTGTAATAAAACTAAGTTACCTCTATTTGTACCAAAAAcgtattgtaaatattacagAAATGACCATAAGtggtaatttttcttaaaaaaaaatttgcatggcgTTTAAGatatatattgtaattaaattgttattattatcattttttttaatattcaagatTGATTAGAAGGCCATCTGGTAACATATattgaccttaaattttttaccataaacTATTATTAATGTTTGATAATAGTCACTAGTCAagaacaaaattgtattttcaatagagttatttttatttctgagaaaatttataaatagaattttattatggGGTGAGTaagaaaattaatcattaaaaatagttcACTTATTCATGAATTGTTATAGACAGTACAGTCATAGGGAACTCGGCGAGACTATTAAcctattttatctttataatggCATagtgagataaaaaaaatggcaCTTCTGCCGGGACACTTAGAGTTCCGAGTCTTGTTATTGTGGGAAGTATGtccatcattttatttttgaacaaagcAATTCTATCTAAGATTCTTGGTAGGAATAAATTACTGGAAGTCGGATACAACAAGCCTTAAAACTGAAGATAACTGACAATAATGTCAAAGTTTCCCAAAAGAGACGGAATAATTGTGAAACAGATCTGTAATTTGTGCTAAGACATCGCGCTAGGACAGAGATCAGCAACCTTTTGAGTCGGAAGAgtcaaaaagtcaaaaattacaatttacaaaattgttatcaccccccccccccccctgtCGCTTTGTACTTTGAATTGAAATGGTGAGAAATTCTAGAAATTAAATCGTTCAATTGCATTTCTAAAGATCTAGTATCAACTCTAAATGGCTCAATATGATTTGATTACTATTTGTGTTGAGAAGATTTACTTTGAATGCTAGAGTGCTTATCCTCGTTAATCGATTCagaacgattaaaaaaaattttatttttataaaataaataatatttgcgtGTGAAACTAAGGGGCTGCAGCTTTACATCCAAAGAGCCGCATGTAACTCGCGAGCCGAAGGTTGCCGCCCTGCGCTAGGAGATACAAGTTAGTTCAAAGATTCTTCTCAGCTGAAGAAgatgtaaaataatatgaagTTTTCTaagtcaaattaaatataaatccaaaaaatgtcACACGAGTTCGATCTAATTTTACTAAAAGGAGTCATACACAcgctatataaataataacaggCTACTTGACATTACACacatgcattatttttaaaggttataTTCAATAGTTCATCATaccataaataaaatgcaaagaCAATCAATGTAACTTCCGGTTGTGTCTGTGTAATTTAGAAGAGAGAAAATAATCTCTTTTTTAATAAGAGCACATtcagtaattaatattattttgtatttctttctGTCATGATTTTTGTCAATGGATTTTTAAGAccttatattttctataatctatttatagaaatttaaaataaataaaaataacaatttggaaagtaaaaatattccCTTCACAAACATTCATCATCATatgatatacaaaataaataaaaatattaaatactacccaaaataaaaataatagaaaaatatatgccTCCTTTTTACGTAGTTAAAAGTTTATCTTATGAGTAATTTGATATTAACCATAGTAAAAACACCCCCGAggttaagttattatttaaaatgtcatttatagttttactaaatattacgttaaaagtgtttattttgattgataataaaagtttgttagTACATAACAATTTCTTATCTGTgaaatcaaataatttctttaaaaaaaaaagtttgtaaaaatttgaaggtAAAAGTAGAAGGTAAAAGTGTATAACTTTTACTATTGGGTTAGGTTTGGGTTAGAATAAAGAGCTCAACAATCAATCCTAGTTCTCCTTCAGAAATCTAACGTTCTCTCTGTTAAATCAGCATTAAAAAACCTTTCCCACTAAAACCTTCGCTTAGAACACTTCCAGTTTTTCAGCAAACTTCATTTCCCGAATTCTATCTAGTTCTCCAcggtaagaaatattttgtgaacGGCAAATTTTATCGGCGCAAACGCCATACTGTATCGGTGCGAACGCCAcatactgtgtactgtattgagAGAATAGTATCATTAGCAATAGTTGcagcggacgagtcaatgcactATGGGCAAtgcataccagcattgtagtaaacgccatgcatttttATCGTGTACTTTCTCtttcagtttatttaaaatatcttattcTAAAATATTCGAGCATCGACAAAAACTTAAATCACCCATTTCATCTTCCTCATTATTGATAAATAGTAAGTAACTTGGTATTCTAAATTGGAATTACTGAAAACgggtccacttcctgttttaattagtacgaattattatcgccagttggcgggatttatctgatttgagttggcctttaaaaattgtaagtacAATTATTGAAATCTGGAAGTCAAAATTGAAACTACTGAAAATGGGTCCACTCCCTGtgttaattattacaaattattttcgcCAGTTGACGAGTTGCAACTCCAAGTTATCAATATTTCCAATAGTAGCAATTACGaaaaattctaatatttaaaaatggaataattattcactttcagattttaaaatataactataTTTCTGAAGTATTTATCCCATAGAAGAATATCTTAATCTTATCGTTGAATGCAAATTTCCAAGATCTATTGGTTTTTGGTTGTATcaacaaatatacaattaaaaattgtaaacaaaaatttgataaaattgaacCCCCTGTAGTTTTTTCATaatctaatataataatttatccgCCCCTACAAGATATTTCTCTAAAAGATAAAATTGTCTAAATGTACGATGACACAtagtatttgaattttttttataaaaatatatctatttatacacaaataatatgaataaaaattttcaactggcCTAATGCCAATATCCAATGACAAAATTGTAGCAAAAAGACGATTCATTTGAAatgaaatcagaaaaaaaaaacattttatttatacatcaaCGAAACAGACCACCTTCATATATAAATTAGTATGATGCACATCGTCGTGTGAAACTGACGTAGACTCACACACGTATCATCATAGTACGAcgcaattttaaattgaaattgtttaatacattttgattaattaattaaatgatttaaacgAACAAATGATCAGTAACTAAAGCCCACGTCTACAAATGAATGATTTTCACACGCGGCTATTAAatgattatgtaaaaatttgttttaatatacataccattaaatatattttatgttgtcaaatattcaagtatgtatttattaatatatgcgTTATAAAACgtaaagtaccatgtagaaaacacgtGGATATAGTAGTAATCATTGACGTTAGAGATACATAGATTGAGTGTCATACATAGATTGAAAATGAatccacttcctgttttaattattacaaattattttcgccagttggcgagttgcaactTCCAGATATCAATAGTCATTTAAAAACATcggaatcattttttttctcggCATACGAGAAGAGCCAAAgcgatataaattattttattgtatcgtCTTAATTTCCGGTAATCTTACTCCAATTCTCGAATTAAACATGCTGttgactttaaattaaatttaattggttGATAATACATAAATTCGTTAGAAACCAATTAAAATCGATCAGCTGATTGTCTTATAATCTTGTTTAAAACGAATTATGCGTAGAATAAACATTTAGCATTGACGCAGGTATAAGATGTTATGTGCAAACAGTTATATACCTTTTTATCAGAaacatcataaaataaaaatattctgatgTCATAAAACTGTCTATAAAAAAAAcgtcaattaaataatatttttgtatttaaaaatttattatttatgtaatataatacaggtatattatttttaaactagaacaaaagtggtttttgttttatataatattaaattacaaaattttaacaaaagttatcaaaataattcTTATCAAATAGTTTCGTTTgcgaattattttataaatgtttggGCTAAATATATTGTAAGTGTTGATAGAGTGATACATTCAATGCATAACAAGACTGCACTGACCAGACTTAAGTCTGTGAAGAAAATgctcaatatatattttgtttaaactacGGTTTCTATAGAACTGTGATAATACAAGACATACGCAGGATTAAAGCCCGAGATGTTTGATTATCTGGGTGAACGCTTGAGTAATTTCCCCTTTGACTATACAGATACACGTTCTCTAAAGTTTAAATTGTACCTATTATTTAGATTAGACAAATTCTTTCACTGAAAGTTAGTCACTTGATGAtgtgttttgtttaatttaaaaagcttAAATTTTGAGCAGTGAATCACTTCAATGTATCGATTGCaattcttagaaaattaaaactgtTTGCCAAAAGTTATTTGAGTAGGTGAATGTAATCTTATTgtctaaatattaaataccgCAGTATATCAGTCATATGTTTCTTCTTGAGCGCAAATATAGGGATGAAgggtaaatttaaatatctagCAATATTCAAGTGCATATTCTCCTGGTTCAGGTGAAAATAGGTACCTAAAAACCTGTTGGATTTAAGGTTGGTTGACAGATCTcgatatatgaaataatttggtTCGAAGTCCATGATGTACAACCTAAACCTTGCAACTTTGAGTCTTAAATACTCTTACACAACTACTAACTTACGAGGTGTGCTTGATAAGTGCAGGTCGAAAACTGTATACACCAGTACTCGATACGAATATTACAGAAACAATCTACAACTGCTCCTTCGAATACCTCCTAGTGACAAATAATCATAAGAAATGGCAAAACCatgttttacagaaaaatagaTTGATAATCTATAACCATTAATCAATAAACATCGAAGCGAAACATAAcacataataatttcttttctttctttttttttaccagtcataaaaaactcaataataaagccagttattattattgttattatctttttgataaaaagataTTGTTTTCAACCCGAAAATCCAAATCAAAACTTTCTTACCCTCATTGAAATTTGCTATTTCAATTGATAGTACTACTCTATAGAGAATTGATCTGATTAGATTTATAGCCACAATGGAGTGTAGCAAAAGAGCACTGAAGTCTAAGAATCGAATTTGCATCAAAAATGACAACTACTACGGAAAATGCGATGAGAAAGAAGAAATGGTTGAATATCTGCTGCATCTATATTAGGACATGGTTTTCTAAATAGTCTGTAAGATGTGGCGAAAAATGAACATCGAGAAAACAATAAGAATTGCTAAAAGTTGGAAATGCTTCAAGGGAAGGTTTACGAGAAGTCATACAAGGCAGCTAGTGAGTCACTGTACCAAAATATTTCAACACTGAAGTTGATTCTTATGCTGCGGCTGACGCACTATACTGCTGCTTCGAACTCTAAAGCAAGCATTGTTTTAGACGCGTCACTGCGTGTACTACGGCTGCAACTGGCAGGCGCGTACCTCCCTTTGAGCAGTACTGACGCAGACGGAACcacataaaaacatatatatatatatatatatatcaatttgtttatacaacacgaaaacaattaattaattagtaaatgtTGATTGATAAATTTTGCATAGAAACCTTCATCtttccttgtttttaataaGTATGGACTTCAGTAATACCCTCAAGCATCATTTGTTCCAATAGAATTTCTTCTTCTTCAATTTCTTCAAGCATTAATTGGCGTAATAGAATATCGCGGAAACTCATTTTACTTCATCTTAATTAACTTCCCTTGGAATGACCGCAGAACGTTTAAGAAGAAACAGTCAAGTACGCGTCAGATGCTCAGCGTCAGACGCTTGTGTCTATCGCAGCATAGGAACCATATCTTTATATCTTTAATCAAAAAGTTATAGACCTAGCCCTTAAAGACTATATCCACCAcgtcttattattttataaggtgTGGTCAAGTAAAGTTAGCAGTCAGTGGTGTCTCACAATTTCTTGTATCTCCATAAGTATTATATTGTTAACTGTTGCCTAGAGAGACTCTCCTTTTCAGTTCAACTACCTACATTATATTCCACACCTGAACGCATATAAAACATACCTCTAACTAAAAATAGATATCTACATCTCTATATATGTATgagattttaaaatcaaatctaTACTCAAAGagttttcaattaatataaataaatacatatatataataataaattggagttgtttatttttaggaGCTAGAAGCGGAGAGTTGGAAAGTGGAATGATCCTTGGTGTTGTATGTAAACCAAACAGACTACCAACCAATTCAATCAAATGTAATAATTGACAAGCATTCCATTTCATGTAAATGAGAACGAATGCGGCAGCTATTATTGTAACTGACTTTTTGttcatacaattttatcaaGAGTCACGTGGATAACAtgtttttcaagtattttaaaaGTCTTTTTACCTCTAGATTACAGAATTTTAGATGAAACGTTAAATGCGGAACTCTTTTCCATTCTACAACAAAAGCAAAAGAAGACCAGGAGAAGATCGTCGAAACAACTCTACAAGACTGAAGACAAGCAGAAAGATCAAAATTGCGATGAAAATACTACTTTTTCATAAGATGTATGTCGAATAGAAGTCGAGAACTAGAAAAGCAACTGTCCAAGAAAGACAGTTGTggaagtttatatgaaataaggTTAAACATTTTCTCAAGGCAGGTAGAAAGATCAAAGTTACAATCAAAATACATCTTTCTCACAAGATATATGCCGAAGAGAAGTGAAGAACTGGGAAGCAAATGTCCAGAAAAGAAAATTCTCTTTCAAGTGAGGCTAAAGTTCTTCGTAATTatagaatttcgaaaaataatcaaaacttAAGACAAGCAGAAAGATAAAAGTTACCATTAAAATACAGCTTTCTCACAAGGTGCATGCTTAATAGAAGCGGAAAACTGGGAAGTGAATATTCTGAAAAGAAAGTTCTGGTAGTCTCTTTCAAGTAAGGATAATGTTCTTCCTAATTATAGACTTTCGAAAAAGACTGAAGACTTAAGACAAGCAGAAAGATCAAAGTTACGATCAAAATGCAATTTTCTCACACGATATATGTCGAAAAGAAGTGCAAAACTGGGAAGAAAATGTCCAAGAAAAGGAAGATTTTTGAGTCTTTTTCAAGTGAGACTAAAGTTAGTCGTAATTACTTCTggaaaatcaaatgaaattggTAAGACGCAAGACGTTCTTATGGATATAGGTaagaataaatgaatttaaaatgatttcgagttttactttttatgaGATTCACAGTTTATTATTTCATGTCTGATTACAATACAATAGTCAACTAACTAAGTGATTGGTTCGCACCAGTTTGATCACTTAAAGGAACAGGAGAACAGAATGAAACCCACACTATAATTTAACGCTTAATACTtctcaatataataaattgtaaaccaGAAAGAAGCCCACGCacaattaatacttttttttttgaatgcaaTAATATATATCGTGAGACAATTTGCGTCGATTAACATACATATGCAGGCCATGCAAATAAATACGATTGCCTAGATTAATCTTACTGTAATACAAACAGATTCCACTTCTGCAAAATCTTTTCAAAGAGTAGAGAGCTATTTACAAAGAGCACAAAAGGTACGAAAAGTATAATACTTTTTGCTTTACGATGGAAAACATTTTAGTGAAACATTACGCTTTGATCATATTATGTAAGAGAAAATTACcacattaaaaatagtttcttcAACGAAAATTGATTCGGCAATCGGCCAATTAAAACACAaatcaaattgatttaaatccaataaattattgaaaaaagagCACATACTTTATACTCtgtgtgttgtttttttataatattaaaatgacctTTTGACAAACTTATATAAAAAGGATATATCGGTGCAAAAAAATAGGGTTCTTGAACTTTTCTCCCAAgcgtttatttaatttgtatttttccattcgtataaaaatagattaccaagtatatataaataactttttaaaatcaaaacaaaaaaaaagtttttataactacggccatgtttttatttaaaagtacttaaatagaattaaaagaTTAATTCTAAAgctattttctaatattaacaAGTTAACTGAAAACTATTAATAGAAACATATTTAAAGTTGTGGGCAGGcatttcataaaattgtgtgGGAAGAATCTTTTACTGCTTAGCTTTGTACattagattatttattaataatatagagTAGTCAACGATTATTTTAAATGTCtgcattcatttaaaataataaaaatattgtttatgtttattaGGGTCCATTTTTATACCTAgactatttatttaacattttaaccttatttgtttgttgataagacgcaaaaaaaaactgtcatctttttttagaaaaacaaaatgtttataaattattttcaaatgataaatttttgtttacattatgaaacgaataataaatttatttgctcAAGAAAAAAGGCTATTTTCGAAAATCTGAATTCTCACCATTTTTTTTCTCAGGGCTTGTCAGAAATAATAGAATAGTAAGAATTTTATACATCCGCCGAGAATCGAATTCTGGGATCCTTGGGTTTGAAGGCTAGCGCCTTACCATTTCACCAAGGATCAAACTTGAAACAGTTCATGTCTTAAAGTGTTTTGAGAAAAATGATTATTCAGATAGTAATCTAGGTCGAAATAAggtgttgattttttaatttttgacgaGACTTATAATAGACGCTTTGCAAAAAGAACTATTCTTTGGCATTATAGTTACGAAGTTTAAGTttggaattaattaaaaattctcaaGACTAAATGATACAACAAAGTTGTAAGTTTTAAAATCTAacattaaataactttaaaactcGAAATGTATTATGGgttttaaattaccaaaaaatcgTATTAAAACTTTGTTACTTCggctaaatttaaaacttactaacttggtcaaattaaattaatttatccgtcaaaaattattgaagttagtttttaatttaaattaaggatacgaaaataaacttaaaatggTTAATACAAATTCAACTGACACTTGTTGCGTGTTTTAAAACTTCTAAGAATTGaatcaaaattccaataaattatataaaatttatttaattttaatgttaaaaaagccaaaatattcagaaaatatgctaagaataatttaaaactatatacttttacaaaaataacagtttgccggtaaacaaattttatacgaCTTTCcataagcaattaaaaaataaactcaaaacTTACCTTTTTTGAATAGaatgatcgatttttttttgcaattaaaattcaaaaacaaacacaacaaattttaaaagaattattatttttttaaaaacacacaattttgatcattttataaattacaaaaaatttttttcgtttatatacttcttgaattaaaacttaaatttaaaaaagacttgttgactagtttaaaattttgaaaagagttcgtttattttatataagcatatttttcttagttattattttgttaaattaaaatgcagtttgttattttttttttagcagTATAGTAATTGAACGCGGTCTAAATTGAATCTGGCACTATATTATTTCTTGACTAAAGAGTATTGTAAGACTCTctacatgtataaaaaattacttggcAAGTATATGGCTGATCGCCT
The Chrysoperla carnea chromosome 4, inChrCarn1.1, whole genome shotgun sequence genome window above contains:
- the LOC123297336 gene encoding protein phosphatase 1 regulatory subunit 3B, which codes for MSTLVMPADYEMLVSRSPPTAYNHSPPAGFLIDYCNTQAFVSNKSKPLARVVHANTTASINLKQQSFPIQTKPVPIRSASFNQITIPSSNTNTTPPASPKRPCLVVRSPPNNEESSANNEDNNNEKNNENSKNKKKVIFADDRGMSLTQVRVMTEPSNVPPLWSLRFLSQVTKGICAEPLPEPWEITFTQPASDYINFRRKLDTENVSLENVIVRENEATVIGTVKVKNIAFSKEVIVRSTSDNWLTQEDTFCTFVSNNSQMTTGAVYVLYDTFSFKLTLPPKSRRIEFCVCFRCEGKEYWDSNKGKNYVLVKKAQISPTFQKSLSSDNLLKGQSQMNNKNIEDSYRNKYTDITQTNVTTWSEFASWTHLDTNGPYY